A window of the Lactuca sativa cultivar Salinas chromosome 7, Lsat_Salinas_v11, whole genome shotgun sequence genome harbors these coding sequences:
- the LOC111906040 gene encoding germin-like protein 9-3 has product MATSSRMPVILLLGLTLILAISRTTQANDPDILTDFVTPNTSSVDASFFTFSGLSAYYNPNPKNFTVLKATMNEFPALNGQSVSYAVLQFPAAAVNPPHTHPRSAELLLVMMGTLEVGFVDTKNVLYNQTLQTGDMFVFPKGLVHFQYNRNHNQSAIAISAFGSANGGLLSVPKSVFTTGIDDNVLAMSFKTDVPTVQKIELGLKK; this is encoded by the coding sequence ATGGCTACCTCATCTAGAATGCCTGTTATTCTCTTACTAGGACTAACCTTGATTCTAGCCATTTCAAGAACAACACAAGCTAATGACCCTGATATCTTAACCGACTTCGTCACCCCAAATACGAGCTCTGTTGATGCCAGTTTCTTCACCTTCAGTGGACTCAGTGCGTATTAcaacccaaaccctaaaaatttcaCAGTCCTTAAAGCTACCATGAACGAATTCCCGGCTCTAAACGGCCAAAGTGTATCCTATGCGGTGCTCCAGTTCCCAGCAGCTGCCGTGAACCCACCTCACACTCACCCTCGTTCAGCTGAACTGTTGTTGGTGATGATGGGTACCCTTGAAGTTGGATTTGTTGACACCAAGAACGTTTTGTATAATCAAACTCTTCAAACAGGCGACATGTTTGTGTTTCCAAAGGGGCTTGTTCATTTTCAGTACAACAGGAACCACAACCAATCGGCCATAGCGATTTCTGCATTTGGAAGTGCGAACGGTGGCCTGCTTTCGGTGCCAAAGTCTGTTTTCACTACTGGTATTGATGATAATGTGCTTGCTATGTCCTTCAAAACAGACGTTCCTACTGTTCAGAAAATCGAGCTAGGACTTAAAAAGTAG
- the LOC111906054 gene encoding germin-like protein 9-3, producing MASKIQFFLLFLVSCTTLQISMAGDPDILTDFITPPNVGLPLDGNFFTFTGMRALVGAPFPTAFKVLKATMAEFPALNGQSVSYAVLQFPNGTVNPPHTHPRASELLFVLMGSLEVGFVDTTNKLFTQTLQQGDIFVFPKGLVHFQFNSDSKNPALALSAFGSASAGTVSVPNSVFNSTIDDQILAMSFKTDVATIQKIKSGFSG from the coding sequence ATGGCATCAAAGATTCAATTTTTCTTGCTATTTTTAGTTTCATGCACCACTCTGCAGATATCAATGGCTGGAGATCCAGACATTCTGACTGACTTCATCACACCACCAAACGTAGGACTCCCACTGGATGGAAACTTCTTTACATTCACTGGGATGAGAGCACTAGTGGGTGCACCATTTCCAACAGCTTTTAAGGTTCTGAAAGCAACCATGGCTGAATTTCCAGCTCTTAATGGTCAAAGCGTTTCTTATGCCGTACTCCAGTTCCCTAATGGCACAGTCAACCCACCACACACCCATCCACGAGCTTCGGAGCTGTTGTTTGTTCTCATGGGTTCTTTAGAAGTTGGGTTTGTCGACACTACTAATAAGCTGTTTACTCAGACTCTACAACAAGGTGACATCTTTGTGTTCCCGAAGGGACTTGTCCACTTCCAGTTTAACAGTGATTCTAAGAATCCAGCTTTAGCACTCTCTGCATTTGGTAGTGCAAGCGCAGGGACTGTATCTGTTCCAAATTCAGTTTTCAATTCGACCATCGATGATCAGATATTGGCCATGTCATTCAAGACTGACGTTGCTACCATTCAAAAGATAAAATCTGGGTTTTCAGGCTAA